The sequence ACTGACATTTTGCGTTCCAGCCTCGAATTTCCAAGGTAGTTCACTCCAAGTACTATCGAATTTGTCCACTGAATTGATCATCTCACCGCCAAATTGGTATGGTGAAGTTTGTTCTAACAATTCTTTTTTGCCATACAAAACACCGATTCCCATTGGGCTCAACATCTTATGTCCTGAAAAGGCATAGAAGTCAGCATCTAATTTTTGTACGTCGACTGGTTGATGTGGAACTGCTTGAGCACCGTCAACTACTATAACGGCGTTATGAGAATGCGTGATTTGCGCTAATTTTTTAATATCATTAGTCACACCCAAGACGTTACTTGCATGAGCTACGGCAACAATTTTAGTTTTATCTGTGATTTTATTCAGAGCATCGTTCATATCCAATTGACCATCATCAGTCAATTCAATATATTTCAAAACGGCATGTTTTCTGATAGCGAGTTGTTGCCAAGGAATCAAATTACTATGGTGTTCCATATAAGTGATAACTATTTCATCACCTGCTTGAATATTTGCTTCGCCATAAGTACTAGCAACTAAATTCAAACTATCGGTCGTCCCTTTAGTAAAAATAATTTCTTTGCTAGATTGAGCATTGATAAAATGCTGAACTTTCTTACGAGCTGATTCATATTCATCAGTTGCTCGTTGTCCTAATGTATAAACGCTGCGATGCGCATTAGCATTGATAGTTTGGTAATAATTTGTGACAGTATCGATAACTGTTTGCGGTTTTTGAGAAGTGGCAGCACTGTCCAGATAAACTAATGGTTCATTATTTATTCGCTGCTTTAAGATTGGAAAATCATCACGAATTTTCTGAAACTGCTTGTCCATTTGCCAACTTCCTTTCAATCGTTTGTACCAATTGTTCTCTGATTGCTTTAGATGGGATAGAAACTAACACGTCACCTAAGAACCCACGAATAACCATCCGTTGAGCAGTTTTCTTATCCAATCCACGGCTCATCAAATAATAGAGCTGATTTTGATCGACTTGACCTACACTAGCGGCATGGCCTGCCAAAACATCATTTTCATCTATCAATAAAATTGGATTGGCATCTCCATGAGCGTGGCTCGACATCATTAA comes from Companilactobacillus pabuli and encodes:
- a CDS encoding aminotransferase class V-fold PLP-dependent enzyme, with the translated sequence MDKQFQKIRDDFPILKQRINNEPLVYLDSAATSQKPQTVIDTVTNYYQTINANAHRSVYTLGQRATDEYESARKKVQHFINAQSSKEIIFTKGTTDSLNLVASTYGEANIQAGDEIVITYMEHHSNLIPWQQLAIRKHAVLKYIELTDDGQLDMNDALNKITDKTKIVAVAHASNVLGVTNDIKKLAQITHSHNAVIVVDGAQAVPHQPVDVQKLDADFYAFSGHKMLSPMGIGVLYGKKELLEQTSPYQFGGEMINSVDKFDSTWSELPWKFEAGTQNVSGAIGLGKAIDYLNNLGMENIAEYEQELVDYALPKLLSIEGLTVYGPHDSKNHNAVISFNLNDLHPHDVATAFDMDGVAVRAGHHCAQPLMKYLGVVATVRASLYFYNTKADVDKLLQAITDTKEFFRV